In Komagataeibacter sucrofermentans DSM 15973, the genomic window CACCAGAACCCAAGCGTGACCTGAATATTGGCAGGCTTGGGCAGGAAGGAAACAGAAGGCGCAGGATTCTTGAGCACCTGCGCGTCATTCTCCGTCAGGCCGAGCAGCAGTGCCCGTGCCTTGTCCAGATCATCATTGTAATCAATCAGCAGACTGACCGCGCCCGCAAGCCGGTCCGACTCTGAACGGTTGACCACGATATTGTTTGATAATGTCCCGTTGGGAACATAAATAATCTCGTGATTGGCATCCAGCAGCACGGTACGGAACATCTCGATTGATGTAACCGTTCCTGAACTGCCACCTGCCGTAATTGAATCCCCGACCTTGAAGGGGCGGAACAGCAGGATCAGCACGCCACCGGCAAAGTTGGCGAGGCTGCCCTGCAGCGCCATGCCAACCGCCAGCCCCGCAGCGCCCAGAACGGCCACGAACGATGTTGTGGCGATACCGACCATGGATGCCACGCTGATCAGCAGCAGGGCCTTCAGAAACAGCCCGACCACGCTCAGCAGGAATCCACGCAATGTCGGCTCTATATGACTGGCCTCCATCATCCGGCCCATGGCCCGCGTTACGGCGTTGACAAGCTTCCAGCCTACAAAAAGAACGATCAGAGCCAGAAAAAACTGACTTGCATATTCCAGTATAAGAGGAAGCAATCCGTCCAACTGCTCTAAAATTGAATGAATCTGCTTTTCCATAACTATCCTTGGTCTATCTTTCCCGAGGGCACGGTAGCGACATACGCCCTCCAGGTTCTGTCAATATTGTACATTGTTTTATACATGGCCGTCACCACCATGGCCTTACAAGATAATTTCAGCCGCGCCGTGCTCCTCCAGCACACGGCCATCCTGCCCGTCTTCTCCATTTAAATGAATGGACTTGGGAAAAGGTTCATCCCAATGGGCTAAATCTCGGTCATGGCCTCTTTCAAAAGGCTGAAAAGACATGAAAAATACATGCAATGACATCAAGAAACACGTCCGATCATCGTGACCCAGAAATGCCCTACGGATAAATAGACAACCCGCGGCAGGGTTTCATGACCCGACCACCATGACCGGCACGGCGCCCGCCCGATATTGAATATGATTAACAGATAGGATGGGACCGCCAGCCCCACAAAGAGCCCCGCCCCCCTATGGCGGGCGCGATCTGGACAAAGGTCTGCGGCATGTCCAGCACATATCCCCCCATCATTGCCGTAAGAGAACCTGGCCTGGTCAAGCGGAATACCCGGGCTCTGGGCAATAGCCCCTTCTCTCTTTACCTATGGCAAAACCGCTCTGCCGACCCGGAAGCCAAGAGATGACGCACGCCATTATTGCCGGATTTTGCCAATGGCCCTCAGACCCAGACCATAGATAAACATCACGATGACACCCAGCGGAACCAGCCACGTAAAGGCGATTGTCGCACCATAAGGGTGCCAGAACATCATGGTGCCGCAGACCGTAACGACGGTCATGACAAAAGCAGGCAGAACCTCCCGCGTGAGCGCGCGCCTGCTGAACATGGCAAACACAAAGGCCCCCAGCATCGCCCCGTAAGAACACGACGCCACCGACAGCCCGAATACAACCGCAGGCCCATGGCTATGGGCAAATGCCAGCGCAGCAAGAACGAGCACTACAGCCCACAGCAGGGTTACCAGGCGGGCAAATGGCAGCGCAGACAGGCCGATCCGCCGCGCCAGGGCCCGACAGGGCATGACAAAATCCAGCAATGTCGCGCTGGTCATGGAATTGAGCGTGGCGGACAGGGACCCCATGGTCGCACTCAGCAGGCCCGCGATCAGCAACCCTGCAAGCCCCTGCGGCAGGTCATGTACGATAAAGGCAGGGAATAGCGCATCCGATGTCTGCAGGCCCATCGCAGCCAGCGGTTTTTCATCATTGCGTGCCCACAGCAGCATGCCCACGAGCGACAGCATGGCAAACAGGCATCCCACCATGAATCCACTGCCGACCAGTGCCTTTCTGGCATCCGTCAGATTACGCGCGGCCAGAACGCGCTGGACCATCAACTGGTCCGTGCCATGCGATGCCATGGCCATGATCGCCCCCCCGATCATGGCCGCACAGGGTGTATAGGGATCAAGGAAATAGTGGGGGGATTTGTGGAACAGGTGGAACCTGTTGGAGTGCCGCAGCGCATGGATCTGCATGTCTGTTGCATGATGGTACAACAGCCCCATGCAGGCCGCCGTTCCCGCTACATAGACAGCAAGCTGTATGGCATCGGACCACACCACGGCCCGCAGGCCGCCAAGCATCGTGTAAAACAGCGTGAGGCCTACAATGACCAGCATGATCACCCAGTGTGGCAGGGGAAAGTGCATGGATGCCAGGATGGCTGCGACCGGCAGCATGCCTGCAAACAGCCTGATCCCTTCCGCGAGCACACGCATGATGAGAAACGTGGCGGATACGGTACGCTCCATCGCCTGCCCGAAGCGATGGCCCAGATACTGGTAGACGCTGCTGACCTGCCCGGAAAAATAACGCGGCAGAAACAGCCACGCGACAAGCGCGCGGCCAATGACATACCCCACCGCCAGCCCCACGAACACCATGCCGCTACCATAGGCGATGCCGGGTATGCTGATGATGGTGAGGGTGGAGGTTTCCGTCGCGACAAGGGACAGGCAGATAACCCACCACGGCAGATCATGGCCGCCGCCTACATAGGTGGAAACACAATCCTGCCGCCCCGACAGGGCGAAGGCAATGAATGGAAGGGTCAGGCAATAGATGCAGATAATCGCGATATCGATTGCGGACATACCGGTTCCATCATGTCTGAAAAGCGAATCA contains:
- a CDS encoding mechanosensitive ion channel family protein — protein: MVMEKQIHSILEQLDGLLPLILEYASQFFLALIVLFVGWKLVNAVTRAMGRMMEASHIEPTLRGFLLSVVGLFLKALLLISVASMVGIATTSFVAVLGAAGLAVGMALQGSLANFAGGVLILLFRPFKVGDSITAGGSSGTVTSIEMFRTVLLDANHEIIYVPNGTLSNNIVVNRSESDRLAGAVSLLIDYNDDLDKARALLLGLTENDAQVLKNPAPSVSFLPKPANIQVTLGFWCAPGDVSGLVAKYSEASIKVLQKEGYRLGVTSRSAA
- a CDS encoding sodium:solute symporter, encoding MSAIDIAIICIYCLTLPFIAFALSGRQDCVSTYVGGGHDLPWWVICLSLVATETSTLTIISIPGIAYGSGMVFVGLAVGYVIGRALVAWLFLPRYFSGQVSSVYQYLGHRFGQAMERTVSATFLIMRVLAEGIRLFAGMLPVAAILASMHFPLPHWVIMLVIVGLTLFYTMLGGLRAVVWSDAIQLAVYVAGTAACMGLLYHHATDMQIHALRHSNRFHLFHKSPHYFLDPYTPCAAMIGGAIMAMASHGTDQLMVQRVLAARNLTDARKALVGSGFMVGCLFAMLSLVGMLLWARNDEKPLAAMGLQTSDALFPAFIVHDLPQGLAGLLIAGLLSATMGSLSATLNSMTSATLLDFVMPCRALARRIGLSALPFARLVTLLWAVVLVLAALAFAHSHGPAVVFGLSVASCSYGAMLGAFVFAMFSRRALTREVLPAFVMTVVTVCGTMMFWHPYGATIAFTWLVPLGVIVMFIYGLGLRAIGKIRQ